A DNA window from Arachis duranensis cultivar V14167 chromosome 3, aradu.V14167.gnm2.J7QH, whole genome shotgun sequence contains the following coding sequences:
- the LOC107478137 gene encoding uncharacterized protein LOC107478137 yields the protein MRVSRILYRNPVIVFGGLIQFDTMPITDEGSMQNMFQIYRQTQMRQPQIELYVEFESVETEGIQNVLDIDDDRAAVYEGIDSDSEEDFEATYEAGDEDEDGDVGVETATENIVVHPSSSQPMNVPPFTRELDLDAIHAPEFPEYANIGVADLEDGEFRIGMEYSSRKSVVDAIKRYTIVRGVDYDVYESEPQTFYAKCKMYGRRCDWLIRASLIRKKDCWEIRIYNGRHTCTMGTISQDHSKLDSDTVTDSIMPLVETDPSINVKPIIAEVQSRFNYTINYRKAWLAKQKSIAKVFDG from the exons ATGAGAGTGAGCAGAATTTTGTACCGGAATCCAGTTATAGTTTTTGGTGGTCTAATACAATTTGATACCATGCCAATCACTGACGAAGGGAGTATGCAGAATATGTTTCAAATTTATCGGCAGACTCAGATGCGACAGCCACAGATTGAGCtatatgttgagtttgaaagCGTAGAGACCGAAGGGATTCAAAATGTTTTAGATATAGATGATGATAGAGCTGCAGTGTACGAGGGAATAGATAGTGACAGCGAAGAGGATTTTGAAGCCACTTATGAAGCCGGCGATGAAGACGAGGATGGTGATGTGGGAGTTGAGACAGCAACGGAGAATATAGTGGTTCATCCCTCGAGCAGTCAACCGATGAACGTGCCACCATTCACGCGTGAGTTGGATCTCGACGCCATACATGCACCGGAATTTCCGGAATATGCAAACATAG GCGTTGCTGATCTTGAGGACGGAGAGTTCCGGATTGGAATGGAATACAGTTCCAGAAAGTCAGTGGTGGATGCAATTAAAAGATACACTATCGTTAGAGGAGTTGACTACGATGTGTATGAGTCTGAGCCACAGACCTTCTATGCAAAATGCAAGATGTATGGGCGTCGGTGCGACTGGCTTATCCGAGCCAGCTTGATACGGAAAAAAGATTGTTGGGAGATACGCATATACAATGGAAGGCACACGTGCACAATGGGAACGATTTCACAGGATCACTCCAAGTTGGACTCGGATACCGTTACTGATAGTATAATGCCGTTAGTCGAGACTGACCCGTCAATCAATGTGAAACCTATAATAGCGGAAGTCCAGTCAAGGTTCAACTATACCATCAATTACCGAAAGGCTTGGTTGGCAAAACAGAAGTCCATAGCGAAAGTTTTCGATGGTTAa